In Rhodopirellula bahusiensis, the following proteins share a genomic window:
- a CDS encoding Xaa-Pro dipeptidyl-peptidase has protein sequence MKRLCSPVLALLFLATSPVQASDLQIPVIKDGEAQIIKELEDSDYWIRHDLWVETEFDLDGDGKLDRMHVSVTRPTQTDTQSLKLPVIYNSSPYFAGTTGADESYFWDARQELGAEPPKRSAAPAIEREGTRPIISKRHVKDWLPRGFVVVHSSAPGTGLSQGCPTVGDDPEALAPKAVIDWLCGRGKGFTEPFGGEPVEAYWSSGKVGMTGTSYNGTIPLAAATTGVEGLEVIIPVAPNTSYYHYYRSNGLVRHPGGYLGEDIDILYDFIHSGGDEEIRAYCDCHIRDEQMMANQDRATGDYNDFWYSRDYLNRVDGVKAAVLMAHAFNDWNVVPEHSIRIYEALKKNGVETQLFMHQGGHGGPPPISMMNRWFTHYLYGEDNGVEKGSKSWIVREKDERTKPTEYPEYPHPEAKDVMVYPVPGAPQRGRLRTSPLTEPITETLIDNFSFPGEALAQAEYTEHRLIYATPELSEPVHLSGTPRIKLRLACDRPAANLSVWLVSLPWNTKKNSKITDNIITRGWADPQNIESMRESKPLVPGQFYDIEFDLQPDDQVIAKGQQIGLMVFSSDRDYTLHPTPGTKLTIDLQHTQLSLPVVGGTLPLESQD, from the coding sequence ATGAAACGCCTCTGCTCGCCCGTCCTTGCACTCCTGTTTCTCGCGACCTCACCTGTCCAAGCGAGCGATCTTCAGATCCCCGTCATCAAAGATGGCGAGGCACAAATCATCAAGGAACTGGAAGACTCGGACTACTGGATCCGCCATGACCTGTGGGTGGAAACGGAGTTCGACTTGGACGGCGATGGGAAGCTCGACCGGATGCACGTCAGCGTCACGCGTCCAACGCAAACCGATACCCAGTCGCTGAAGCTTCCGGTCATCTACAACTCAAGTCCTTACTTCGCGGGGACCACCGGTGCCGATGAATCCTATTTCTGGGACGCCCGACAAGAACTCGGTGCCGAACCACCCAAACGATCCGCTGCTCCCGCGATTGAACGCGAAGGCACACGCCCGATCATCTCCAAACGACATGTCAAAGACTGGCTGCCTCGTGGGTTCGTCGTCGTTCATTCCAGTGCCCCAGGCACCGGCCTTTCGCAGGGTTGCCCAACGGTCGGTGACGATCCCGAAGCGTTGGCTCCCAAAGCCGTGATCGATTGGTTGTGCGGACGCGGCAAGGGATTCACGGAACCCTTCGGTGGCGAACCCGTGGAAGCCTATTGGTCGTCAGGCAAAGTCGGCATGACGGGGACCAGCTACAACGGGACGATCCCGTTGGCAGCCGCAACAACAGGAGTCGAGGGACTGGAAGTCATCATCCCCGTCGCTCCCAACACGTCTTACTACCACTACTACCGTTCCAATGGATTGGTACGCCATCCCGGTGGTTACCTCGGGGAAGACATCGACATCCTGTACGACTTCATTCACAGCGGTGGCGATGAAGAGATTCGAGCGTACTGCGATTGCCATATTCGTGACGAACAGATGATGGCCAACCAAGACCGAGCGACCGGTGACTACAACGATTTCTGGTACTCACGCGATTACTTGAACCGCGTCGATGGAGTGAAAGCGGCGGTGCTCATGGCGCATGCCTTCAATGATTGGAACGTCGTTCCCGAACACAGCATCCGGATTTACGAAGCGTTGAAAAAGAACGGTGTCGAAACTCAACTGTTCATGCACCAAGGCGGGCACGGCGGGCCTCCACCGATCAGCATGATGAATCGCTGGTTCACTCACTATCTCTATGGCGAAGACAACGGCGTCGAAAAGGGTTCGAAGTCTTGGATTGTTCGCGAAAAAGATGAGCGGACCAAACCAACCGAGTACCCGGAATACCCGCACCCGGAAGCAAAAGACGTGATGGTCTATCCGGTTCCTGGTGCTCCCCAACGCGGGCGTTTGCGGACATCCCCCCTCACCGAACCAATCACGGAAACATTGATCGACAACTTTTCGTTCCCAGGCGAAGCGTTGGCACAAGCCGAATACACCGAACATCGCTTGATCTACGCCACGCCCGAATTGAGCGAACCAGTTCATCTCTCAGGAACACCGCGAATCAAACTGCGACTTGCGTGCGATCGTCCCGCCGCCAACCTGAGCGTCTGGTTGGTCTCGCTGCCTTGGAACACAAAGAAGAACTCCAAGATCACCGACAACATCATCACTCGCGGATGGGCCGATCCTCAAAACATCGAATCCATGCGAGAAAGCAAACCGCTCGTCCCGGGCCAGTTCTATGACATCGAGTTCGACCTGCAACCCGATGACCAAGTCATCGCCAAAGGACAACAGATCGGACTGATGGTCTTTTCCAGCGATCGCGATTACACGCTGCATCCCACGCCGGGCACCAAGCTCACGATCGATCTTCAGCACACTCAACTGAGTTTACCTGTTGTCGGCGGAACGCTTCCGCTCGAATCGCAGGACTGA
- a CDS encoding transposase: protein MSNVRRQFGFFDPKQEYSVTYGVLPHWEQPGATYFITYRTRDSIPQAVFDLWQRQRADALRRLGIDPNASDWTAAFGRLDWGVRRQFARQFATILEASLDELHGACPLRDPNVSNVVAENLLRFDGPRYSLGGFVVMPNHVHVLVCFDRNVTLKDQCRNWKHYQSLRINELLGHKGRLWQPESFDHLVRDGDHFQKFRKYIQNNSVKAGLKESEFRLYLPDLQDAHFVTD, encoded by the coding sequence ATGTCGAACGTTCGTCGCCAGTTTGGATTCTTTGATCCGAAGCAGGAGTACTCCGTCACATACGGTGTTCTTCCCCATTGGGAACAGCCGGGGGCGACGTACTTCATCACCTACCGCACTCGCGATTCGATCCCGCAAGCCGTGTTCGATTTGTGGCAGCGACAGCGAGCCGATGCGCTCCGGCGGCTTGGGATTGATCCAAACGCTTCCGATTGGACTGCGGCATTCGGTCGTTTGGACTGGGGAGTCCGACGCCAGTTCGCTCGACAATTCGCAACGATCCTGGAAGCCAGTCTCGATGAATTGCACGGGGCGTGCCCGCTGCGAGACCCAAACGTTTCCAACGTCGTCGCCGAGAACCTCCTGCGTTTCGATGGACCGCGATACAGCCTGGGTGGCTTCGTTGTGATGCCGAATCATGTTCACGTTTTGGTGTGCTTTGATCGCAACGTGACATTGAAGGACCAGTGTCGAAATTGGAAACACTACCAGTCGCTACGGATCAACGAGTTGCTCGGGCACAAAGGCCGGTTGTGGCAACCTGAAAGCTTCGATCATCTCGTGCGGGACGGGGACCACTTCCAGAAATTCCGTAAGTACATTCAGAACAACTCTGTGAAAGCCGGGCTGAAAGAAAGCGAGTTCAGGCTGTATCTCCCAGACCTCCAAGACGCCCACTTCGTAACCGACTGA
- the rrtA gene encoding rhombosortase has translation MSASESLLATLPKTNGTSIQSMCRLGSGWLRRIPVTLLVSAIALAGFAFPSLTAGLQLDFASVESGQWWRLLSGHLTHFGGGHLFWDLLMFAVLSAACERQNPRFYPIALIAMSVGISATILFLCQDVTTYRGLSGIDTGLFVWFLANQIRQSVADRDRTFTCFWTAAGILLLAKLGYEFTTGEILFVNAEGFTPLVESHLSGAALGAIAASATMFFPREPELQ, from the coding sequence ATGAGTGCCAGCGAATCACTGCTTGCAACGCTTCCCAAGACCAACGGCACATCAATCCAATCGATGTGCCGCCTGGGAAGCGGCTGGCTCCGGCGGATCCCTGTGACGCTGCTGGTGTCAGCCATCGCCCTCGCGGGGTTCGCCTTCCCCAGCCTGACCGCTGGTTTGCAATTGGACTTTGCCTCCGTCGAATCCGGACAATGGTGGCGTCTTCTGTCCGGTCACCTCACCCACTTTGGCGGCGGTCATTTGTTTTGGGACTTGCTGATGTTCGCGGTCTTGAGTGCTGCTTGCGAACGACAGAATCCACGTTTCTATCCCATCGCGCTGATTGCGATGTCAGTTGGTATCTCCGCGACCATCCTGTTCTTGTGCCAAGACGTCACCACCTACCGAGGCCTGAGCGGCATCGACACGGGATTGTTTGTTTGGTTCCTCGCCAACCAAATCCGACAATCTGTCGCCGACCGAGACCGCACGTTCACGTGTTTCTGGACCGCCGCCGGAATCTTGCTTCTCGCCAAGCTTGGCTACGAATTCACCACCGGCGAGATCCTCTTCGTCAACGCCGAAGGTTTTACACCGCTGGTCGAATCCCACCTCTCCGGCGCCGCCCTCGGAGCGATCGCTGCCAGCGCCACAATGTTCTTCCCCCGCGAGCCAGAGCTCCAGTAG
- a CDS encoding VIT domain-containing protein, with translation MNAQSPGLRTQSMRLPLITPIVVLASAFVFSAVAQAGYTVLGGMPVTQGQMRVGEDDLERLKTKLPAPSPSFTLKETRVETEISGVLARVRVSQVFQNPHPDRLEALYVFPLPEDCAVDAYSFQIGERVIVGEVKRKEEARQEYEQARNEGRKAALLEQERANVFSQSVANIPANSEVTVHIEYVHPLEIDEDRYVFRFPMVVGPRYIPGTPVTRPNVGRGWAADTDQVPDASRITPDSLPEGMRNGNDVFVSVKIDAAMPIQQIVPVTHELDIQQTSETHAAITLKNQSTIADKDFIVEYRLAGDDSTLASLTHRESEAEDGYVMLALQPKWSIEPTEITPREVILVLDTSGSMNGPAISQLRLFADHVLDHLNPNDEFRVIAFSNRSTAFQPDAVSATDANIQSAKQFVRSLRASGGTNLLPALKLALGGEADESARPRYMVLMTDALVGNDHSILRYLRQPEFQDARVFPVAFGAAPNDYLISRAAELGRGFSMQVTNQDNSPEIARRFHELTSQPYMTDLQIDWGGLVVKDQVPSRLPDLYAGKPLIVLGRYDTPASGTITLKGNVSGQPVQMGMELELPEQEAEHDSIGPVWARQRIRQIWNRDVGAETPAGRAEITELGLKHQLMTQYTSFIAVEKELSEAPQGQLITESVPVMTPEGMTQESAGRSVAAAKPAPQHQASTNSTPAVPAAAAPATVSTPSPASTPSSAPRSSGGNYGGGGGGGGGPIGPITGIVSLGGAAAAMMRRRKSRSNKQDVVR, from the coding sequence GTGAACGCTCAATCCCCCGGCCTTCGGACGCAATCGATGCGATTGCCTTTGATCACGCCCATCGTCGTTCTGGCCTCCGCCTTCGTTTTTTCCGCCGTCGCACAGGCCGGCTACACCGTGCTCGGCGGAATGCCCGTCACCCAGGGCCAAATGCGAGTCGGTGAGGACGATTTGGAGCGTCTCAAAACCAAGCTCCCGGCACCCAGTCCCAGCTTCACGCTCAAAGAGACTCGAGTGGAAACGGAGATCTCCGGAGTCCTCGCCCGAGTTCGCGTTTCTCAGGTGTTCCAGAATCCACATCCTGATCGCTTGGAAGCATTGTATGTGTTCCCGCTGCCCGAGGACTGTGCCGTCGACGCTTACTCGTTTCAAATCGGCGAACGTGTGATCGTTGGCGAAGTCAAACGCAAAGAAGAAGCCCGGCAAGAATACGAACAGGCTCGCAACGAAGGCCGCAAAGCTGCCCTGTTGGAACAAGAACGTGCCAACGTGTTCTCTCAATCCGTCGCCAACATCCCAGCGAACAGCGAGGTGACCGTTCACATCGAATACGTTCACCCGCTGGAGATCGACGAAGATCGCTACGTCTTCCGATTCCCCATGGTCGTCGGTCCCCGTTACATCCCAGGAACCCCGGTGACTCGTCCGAACGTGGGACGCGGCTGGGCGGCCGACACAGACCAAGTCCCCGACGCGTCGCGGATCACGCCCGATTCCCTTCCCGAAGGAATGCGAAACGGCAACGACGTGTTCGTCTCCGTCAAGATCGACGCCGCGATGCCGATCCAGCAAATCGTGCCGGTCACTCATGAGCTGGACATTCAGCAAACCTCGGAAACCCACGCGGCTATCACGCTGAAGAACCAATCCACGATCGCCGACAAAGACTTCATTGTCGAATATCGCTTGGCCGGAGACGACAGCACTCTGGCTTCGTTGACCCATCGCGAATCCGAGGCAGAAGACGGTTACGTGATGTTGGCGTTGCAACCCAAGTGGTCGATCGAGCCAACCGAGATCACACCTCGCGAAGTGATCCTGGTTCTGGACACCAGCGGATCGATGAACGGGCCCGCGATCAGCCAACTGCGTTTGTTCGCCGATCATGTGCTGGATCACTTGAACCCCAACGATGAATTCCGAGTCATCGCGTTCAGCAATCGTTCAACCGCGTTCCAACCCGATGCCGTCTCAGCGACGGACGCCAACATCCAATCCGCCAAACAATTCGTTCGCAGCTTGCGAGCGAGCGGCGGAACCAACCTGTTGCCAGCACTCAAGTTGGCACTCGGCGGCGAGGCAGACGAATCAGCCCGCCCACGCTACATGGTCCTGATGACCGACGCACTGGTCGGCAACGACCACTCGATCCTTCGCTACCTGCGACAACCTGAATTCCAAGACGCTCGCGTGTTCCCCGTCGCATTCGGAGCCGCACCGAATGATTATCTGATCAGCCGCGCCGCGGAGCTGGGACGCGGGTTTTCGATGCAAGTCACCAACCAAGACAACTCACCCGAGATCGCTCGCCGGTTCCATGAACTGACCAGCCAACCCTACATGACTGACCTGCAAATCGACTGGGGAGGATTGGTTGTCAAAGACCAAGTGCCTTCGCGGCTTCCCGATCTGTACGCGGGCAAACCGCTGATCGTATTGGGCCGCTACGACACACCAGCGAGTGGCACAATCACGCTGAAGGGCAATGTGTCTGGCCAACCTGTTCAGATGGGAATGGAACTCGAACTTCCTGAACAAGAAGCCGAGCACGACTCGATCGGTCCCGTTTGGGCTCGCCAACGAATTCGACAAATTTGGAACCGTGACGTCGGTGCCGAAACACCAGCGGGCCGCGCGGAGATCACCGAGTTGGGACTGAAGCATCAACTGATGACTCAGTACACGTCGTTCATCGCCGTTGAGAAAGAACTTTCCGAAGCACCTCAAGGACAACTGATCACCGAATCGGTTCCAGTCATGACACCGGAAGGCATGACGCAGGAATCAGCCGGCCGATCGGTCGCCGCGGCGAAACCTGCACCTCAACACCAAGCGTCCACGAACTCCACACCCGCTGTGCCAGCCGCCGCTGCCCCGGCAACAGTCTCAACACCGTCGCCCGCCTCCACCCCCTCGTCGGCTCCTCGATCGAGCGGCGGCAACTACGGGGGCGGCGGTGGAGGAGGCGGCGGACCGATTGGCCCGATCACCGGGATCGTTTCGCTCGGCGGTGCGGCCGCCGCAATGATGCGTCGACGCAAGTCGCGAAGCAACAAACAGGATGTGGTCCGATGA
- a CDS encoding VF530 family protein, with translation MNDPQPNNPLHGVTLKAMVEYLVDEYGWDRLGERIRIDCFNYDPSINSSLKFLRKTDWARAKVERLYLDSISYDERKGKRPPEATETPAKPGSVWDQARRRDSNED, from the coding sequence ATGAATGATCCCCAGCCCAATAATCCGTTGCACGGCGTCACGCTGAAAGCGATGGTGGAATACCTGGTCGACGAGTATGGCTGGGACCGGTTGGGGGAACGAATTCGCATCGACTGTTTCAATTACGACCCGAGCATCAACAGCAGCTTGAAGTTCCTTCGCAAAACGGATTGGGCTCGTGCCAAGGTGGAGCGGTTGTACCTGGACTCGATCAGCTACGACGAGCGGAAGGGAAAGCGACCGCCTGAGGCAACAGAGACTCCTGCGAAACCGGGCAGCGTTTGGGACCAGGCTCGACGTCGCGATTCGAACGAAGACTGA
- a CDS encoding aldo/keto reductase has translation METRRLGRTDLQTSVLSIGGLYTSSLAGGVAESKRILQRAIDLGVNALDTAPAYADSEATVGEAIAGIDAPLIVTTKLGGRPQPFDPQDINGLRHSVDESLRLLGRDHIDILMVHEPDRPQQYPWWSSYEPLEGPALDLMDELKAAGKIRYTGLAGTTVTELTSLVKSNRFDVVLTAFNYNVLFREAAESVIPTAVENDMGIVLGSAYGQGFLTRRADTEVLAKPIWLAEARQQQLLAYYELLDQAAMPAFEICLRFVLSNPAISTIPIGCKTADHLEASVKAAAKGPLPTDILHRLDEIAAMVPCRPWEEPMILPFGKSYFGPGIANMGAAVQVGKLKPDQN, from the coding sequence ATGGAAACTCGACGACTCGGTCGAACCGACCTTCAAACCAGCGTCCTTTCAATCGGCGGACTCTACACCTCTTCTCTCGCAGGCGGTGTGGCTGAATCCAAACGCATCCTGCAACGAGCGATCGACCTGGGTGTCAACGCTCTCGACACTGCACCTGCTTATGCAGACAGCGAAGCAACCGTGGGCGAGGCGATTGCGGGAATCGATGCGCCGCTGATAGTGACCACCAAACTCGGCGGCCGACCTCAGCCGTTCGATCCTCAGGACATCAACGGACTGCGTCATTCGGTGGACGAAAGCCTGCGACTGCTCGGTCGCGATCACATCGACATTTTGATGGTGCACGAACCCGACCGACCGCAGCAGTATCCTTGGTGGTCCAGCTACGAACCATTGGAAGGTCCGGCATTGGACCTGATGGACGAACTGAAAGCCGCTGGGAAGATTCGCTACACCGGTTTGGCGGGCACCACCGTCACCGAGTTGACATCGTTGGTCAAAAGCAATCGGTTCGACGTCGTGTTGACCGCGTTCAACTACAACGTGCTGTTCCGCGAAGCAGCCGAATCGGTGATCCCCACCGCTGTCGAAAATGACATGGGCATCGTTCTGGGGTCGGCGTACGGGCAAGGCTTCTTGACCCGACGTGCTGACACCGAAGTCCTTGCGAAACCAATTTGGTTGGCCGAAGCTCGCCAACAACAATTGCTCGCTTACTACGAACTTCTCGACCAAGCGGCCATGCCCGCGTTCGAGATCTGTCTTCGCTTCGTGTTGTCGAACCCGGCGATCTCAACCATTCCGATCGGTTGCAAGACAGCGGATCATTTGGAAGCCAGCGTCAAGGCCGCCGCCAAAGGTCCCTTGCCGACTGACATCCTGCACCGACTCGACGAGATCGCTGCCATGGTGCCATGCCGTCCGTGGGAAGAACCGATGATCTTGCCATTTGGAAAGTCCTACTTTGGCCCGGGCATCGCCAACATGGGCGCGGCGGTTCAGGTGGGAAAACTAAAACCCGACCAAAATTGA
- a CDS encoding acetate/propionate family kinase: MNVLVFNVGSTTLKYAFIDAKTEQVSESGLVDRIGQPGGDAINHVVAAKIAIDEVGLNNVCVIGHRIVQGGDLFLEPALVTPDVLERLRTLDTLAPLHNPAARSVVEGLVDIGTPQALVFDTSYFATLSPAAYRYAVPEDWYQKHAVRRYGFHGTSHQYVTEKAIQFIDGDETSRIISLHLGGGASATASIGGRAVDTSMGMTPLEGLVMATRSGDLDPAIVLHMTEHAGLEPSEVRNSLNRKSGLLGLCGDPDMRTVLDRRRAGDPTATLAIDIYIRRIIKTIGSYIAILGGLDALVFTAGVGQHSPEIRSLVCQSLQHFGITLSADKNEVCCDDPADISAPDARVRTLVVDTNEELAIARLVRNRAKS; encoded by the coding sequence ATGAATGTCCTGGTCTTCAATGTTGGCAGCACGACGCTGAAATACGCGTTCATCGATGCCAAAACCGAACAAGTCAGCGAGTCAGGGCTGGTCGATCGAATCGGACAACCCGGCGGAGACGCTATCAATCACGTGGTGGCTGCCAAGATCGCCATCGATGAAGTCGGGCTGAACAACGTTTGCGTGATCGGCCACCGGATCGTGCAAGGCGGTGACCTGTTCCTGGAACCCGCACTCGTCACACCAGATGTCTTGGAACGTCTTCGCACGCTGGACACACTGGCTCCTTTGCACAACCCAGCCGCACGCTCGGTGGTGGAAGGTTTGGTCGACATCGGAACGCCCCAAGCCCTGGTCTTCGACACGTCCTACTTCGCAACCCTTTCGCCGGCTGCCTATCGCTACGCCGTCCCGGAAGACTGGTATCAGAAACACGCCGTCCGTCGTTACGGTTTTCACGGAACGTCTCACCAATACGTGACCGAAAAAGCGATCCAGTTCATCGATGGTGACGAGACGTCCCGCATCATTTCGTTGCATCTCGGAGGCGGTGCCAGTGCAACTGCATCAATCGGCGGTCGAGCCGTCGACACCTCGATGGGAATGACACCACTGGAAGGTCTGGTGATGGCAACGCGATCAGGCGACTTGGACCCAGCCATCGTGCTGCACATGACCGAACACGCTGGGCTCGAACCGAGCGAGGTCCGAAATTCGCTGAATCGAAAAAGCGGTCTTCTCGGGTTGTGCGGCGACCCAGACATGCGGACGGTGCTCGACCGCCGACGCGCAGGCGATCCAACCGCGACGCTGGCGATTGACATTTATATTCGCCGAATCATCAAGACGATCGGCAGCTACATCGCCATCCTGGGCGGCTTGGATGCGTTGGTCTTCACCGCCGGAGTCGGCCAGCATTCTCCCGAGATACGCTCGCTGGTTTGCCAGTCGCTCCAGCATTTTGGAATCACATTGTCCGCAGATAAAAACGAAGTCTGCTGCGACGACCCAGCCGACATTTCGGCACCGGACGCACGTGTTCGCACGCTGGTGGTCGACACCAACGAAGAACTGGCCATCGCAAGACTCGTCCGCAACCGCGCAAAATCATGA